The following nucleotide sequence is from Bactrocera oleae isolate idBacOlea1 chromosome 2, idBacOlea1, whole genome shotgun sequence.
agggtatattcagtttgccacgaagtttgtaatacccagaaggaaacgtcgaagattctataaaatatatacataagcatgatgagctgagttgatttagcccaGTCCGTCGTCGCACAAGAAGTTGACAAATTGCATAAACCAGAAGATTTTCTCAATACTTTTGTCAAATTTTGACTGTTTGTCTACGGTATTTTTGTCCTTTGTGCAACGACTGTCTATACCTTTCACATATGTTAGTCGGTTGCCAAAATTTCGTTTCTTTTCCTTTaagaaaaaatactttatttcgatataaaaagtgccaaaattaatataatagattttcatatttatatctatTAAAAAGTTGATTCAATAAACACGATTTTCTTTACTCCTAAACCTTTACTTTTATACCGAAATAGTtatgaagttaaaaaaatattttaaaaataagaaaatcacTTGTCAACACTCTACGTCCAGGATAGTGTTAGATATAAATTACGTCCACAGAAAAAGGGAAAATCCGAATTGACAAATCTAACTGAAGCTTTTGTGTACGTGCCCTTGACGAACGTTTGGACAGACTTTTTGTTTCGCTAGAtcttaaaacttttgaaaatcaacaaataaattttttcaaatttgttttcaaacaaTCATATCTgccaaaattgattttttcacccgccataatatttttaataaaatatcctaTGTCCTTTCGGCAAATGTATAGTATAGGCCCCCAACGAAGGAGGCcgcgaaaattaaatttttttattgttttaaaagtcaatttttcaattttttctttttatgtttttttcgtcaaaaataaaacaaaataatcaaaaaataaacacacTTGGTACATGTTCTTTCGCGTCAACCTCTTTACTGCACACAAAAGAACTATAGACACCTCGGTATTGGATCGATCAGAGTTTTTTTTAAACCGCGggcgaaggccgccagtgcagtaTGGATGTGcgaattaaaacataaatttttcgaTGTGTACagtgtaatttttaataagttaataaaaaaatgggtgCAAAATGtgttaaacatatatttatatacagggTGGCgtacgaatcgtgctacaaaaacaaaccgtaataacttttttggcAGAAATAATCTACGAGACGGAACTTTACCCAGAACGACACTGTGCGGTGCactttcatcaaggtgtatggTCAGGACATACTTCCTTTAAGAAAACGGTGTAAAAGTAACGATCAATGAGCACCGTTCTTTAAAGGTGTagaatgagtttttttttagcCAGAACTGCGCCGAGGACGTATCCCTTTctagcgtttggttccagcaagatgaTAACCAGACCGGTTATTGGGTAGCTCCACGTTTTTAACCACTAATGCAGAATGCTTCAGATCATTATCATGAATAAAGTAGTAGCCATCATATAAATTGAGTTTAACTGCTGAtgaagccaaattatattttaacacTGCCTAGTAGGCCATTTTTTGCATACTTTCTTCGATGAAAAGAAGGGTACCGATGCCATTTGCTCCCACTGCACCTCTTTTGCTTCTATTGCACGAAACTCCACACAATGCAGCCTGTGCTTATGCTTTCAAATTAGGTGAAACCAAAAAGTTCCGTACAGTTTGAGGGTGGATTTTGCAATGCCAACTTTCTCCAACTCCTTGGTGTTAGCGACAGCGTAAAAGCTGAAATCATTTAAGAGAAAGGTTCCTTCAAAGTCAAAGCCTCTCTcagtacaagtttttttttttgttggttcactgtatataaaaatttttaaaaaaatttaaaaaatccaaTCACGAATTTCTCATATATGCGTCAAACTAAACGATTAAACAAATTATCATTTTACTATACATTTACCGTCCTTTCTAATACCTTTATGAATGTGTGCGGTTTCGGCACTTACATTCCCATTTAAGGCCGGAATATTTACATtgtattcgaaaatttaaatgttattatcCACTTTTTCTGTAATACGTGTAAAGTAATAAGTTtcgttaatttttgtttattttgtttattaagtgTGATCGTTACTACACCTGGTAAGTTACTTTACAGAACTGAGAACTTAAATCTGAGTAAGCTTAAAACTAATAGTTCAAACAGTCAGTGACGCAAAACCGTGTACCGAGTGAGCTGATACAGACCGGTAGAACTCTGACTTAGGTCACAAGCGACTTTTTTGTTGCGGAGGAGCTACTCGCGTTAACTTATTTatgaatgcaaatatgcattatattatatttaatggtAATGAACGACAAAAAAGCTTCCATCTATCATTTCATGTTTTGTTTAGAAACTAATCAAGACTCTTGCTTTCGGTAAAGTTTACCAGAACTTATTGTGAATAGTAATTGAAAATAACGTTTATTcgacaaaaacaaatttaaaagaaatttttgcgCAGCATGCCTACAAAGTTatccacattttttttgtaaaagtgaTCGCTATCTTTCTATTTCAAAGTTTAACACTTAATCACAAATTATGAATTTCTCGCAGAAGAAAAAGGTAAGTGATCTAAACATTGTAGTTTCattagttataaattttttatttcagtcacaacaaaaaaatgttgacGTAGAATCTCAAAACTGGGGTATAGGCATTAACCAAGAACGATTTGCAAGTGCCAACGAATTGTTGGACCTAGCGTTTGTAAAAACACTTTTACCGTGCAAAAGTAGCTTTGAAATAATGCATGGTACGCACCTCCCAACGAATTTGCCTGGCTATGGCATAGCGGATGTGTCATCAACAAATAGTACAACTAATACAGCCGGTTTATCGAAAAAGCAGAGGAAACGTCTACGACAACGTGAAAGGGAAGCTCAGCGTGCTGCAGTTCAAATGGcagttaataaaattgaatccaCAATTAAAACCTTGCCCAACAAGTACTCTCTCGAAGGCAATGCAAATATTCCCCAGATACCTGCTCTGTCTGGTATGTTGTACGACCTAGCCGTACAGTTTCGTACAGAGATATGCTTATTACAAATGCTCATGGACTCGGAGACTCAACAAAATTCTAAAACAACAACTGGAAAAGAATTAATTGTGGCAGAAATAACATTAGCGAATAATAGTCCAATAACAAAAGAGGCATTCCAATTTATGCGTTCAGTGATTCTCAACGCAATTGAGAAATatcaaaagcagaaaaaagCCACGCCCCTTTTCTATAGCATGAATCACAATAacacgtatataaatatactttgtGAAGATGCGTTTGCATTTGGGTGTTTGCAGGATTGTGTTGGACGAATGTCCGCTCTAGGCAGTGTATCGATGTATCCTTTACAGGCAAGTGCTGGGCGCTTATATTGTTACAGTGTAATATACACTGGGATTATAAATGATCCaatgaaatttttgttgcaaatcCGTTTGCATATATCGAAATTGCGTACCGATCACTGGATTATTGCAGACAGCAAAGTATGTACCGATGACCAAGGCGAAACTCAATTCCTTTTCCTTGTGGATGAAATTTCGTCCATAGCGCTCGAGTACCGTTATGGCAATAGGCTTTTTATCTGTTTGGAAGAAGCACTATTTCATAATCATGGACAATTACCAAATTTCTTTTGACAACTTTTCCCATTACAATCATTAGCCGGTATATAACGAATGAGTCAGTGTTTATCCCGTAAaatgttcatttatttttataactgtaTTTTGAAGGAATTTACCCAATCAATGGTAGGAATACGCCTATTTTATTTTGACACACTTAacaataaatgaaattgaagTGAACTGAATCAATCTATAACCTTATAAtattgccaacattttttatttttttgtaaattaaaaaacaccttttttaattatactaatATAAGCTAACAATTGTTGACAAGAGCatcgtaaaaattaaaatttggataacctttattttttgtttttttcggcAACGCTTCACTTTCCAAAAAGCTTTTGCAAAATTGCTTGAaatcagaattgaaaaattGCTGTCtgccttttttaaattttggatCAGTCTTCTTCGGCACCGGTATAACTGGGTTGAACACCATTTGTGTGCTGTTAAACTGATCGTAGAGCTCATGAGAGgacctaaaacaaaaaaatataattacaaaaaataaacttaaaacttCTTCTAATACTCACAGTTTGCCAATTTCTGGTGACAAGGCCCCTTCTCCAGATGCTGGCACCCCATTGGCAATGTGCATAGACATTTTACGCACCGTTGGATGGTAATGGCGAGACAGTATGGTCAACTCATATAGCGCCGTGTTTGAAGCATTACAATACTCTGGATCCTCCAATTCTGGATCATAATTACCTGATCCAACGCTAGTGTCCGTATCCAGTAACACGTCTAATACAGATGTTAATTGgaaagttgtttttattgtgcCAAGGGTAGCTAGTGTACCATGATGCAATAAATGCAGACTAAGCATAAGCAAACGTTTTATAAACGCCATTAAACGTTGCTGGCTCATATTGCGTCTTCTTTTCACCAAAACTTCATTTAAAGTACCGAGTATGATGCGGAAGTCTTCATGATTTTTTCCCGCATTCACAGTAAGCATATTTTTATAGAAGTGCTGGTAGAAACGTATTGGATCAATATTCAGCACTTCACCCTGGCCTGAGAGTATTACGAAAATCGTTTTTATGCAATGCAATTGTTCACGGTAACCAAGATCCATTTCTTCTAATATGCGATTCAGCACATCGATAAGGTCAGAGAAAAAGTCTAAATTGATGACATGTGCAAACCTATTGGATAAttccataataaaaaaagatttattagataacttaaaaaacaaatatccgCGTACTCACTCTGCTAAGCCCTCTAAAATGGCACTCAGCACCTTCGAAGTTGGATCGTTTTTCAAAACTCGGAAATAAATTGTAAACACCATTTTAGTTATTTCTGTTAGTTTGTAAAGTTTTGTTTGCTTGTTCTCTTCGGCACGGGTTTCATCCAACTCTCTGGTGACTTCAGCCAATTTCTTCCGTCGTTTGCGCTCTTTCTTTGATAAGCTCATCAAACGCTGCCTGTGCGcctccaattttttttgtttcaactcGTTCTCTTTCTCAGCATCTAAATTGACATTTTTTATCTTAAGCGCTAGTAAGCAAGTAATACACTCAACGTGCACATTTGGTAGTTTAGACTTTATAAGGTGGTTTATGCGTCTCACAATGAACAGTGTCATATCTAACTTCTTGTCATTGGCGAAAAAGGTGCGGAAACACTTATTAATTGTTTCACGCATATTCTCATAGTTACAGTTTAACATATAGACCAAGagttgtgcaacattttgtacataattaaaatatggATGCGCGTTGAGTATTTCACACATACTTTGTACAGCCACCTCAGCCATTTTAATAGCCTGTGAAGTTACACGTCCCTGTCCACGTTTGTTCACTATAGCTGTAAGTTTCTCAAGTTTttgcaagaattttttaaattgttgaagCAGCGCGTTTTCATATGTAACACGTTCTAAAGTAGCTTTGCGAACTAAAGAGtttaatacataaatcataCATTAAACGAATACGGTTCAAAGTAATTCAAAATTACGCACCAGTTTGCATTTTCGTGTCCACCTGTCCTACGCGATATTCAGGCAAAATGTCTTTGAATATTTCCGTCACCGAGAGTATTGCCAATTTTCGTACTGTTATCAGATTTGGTGTACCGGCTGTATTTGTTTCTTCCATCAGCTCATATAAAGCATTAAAATTTCGcattttgtcttctggtttttcAAGTAGACCAGAACATATTATACCTATACGATATTTTTGACGCTCTATTTCCTGTTGACGCGCAATAAGCAAATCAGTCGTGGAAATCAGTTTTTTTTCGGGCTCAGGTAGAGCACTTCCTTCGCCAATATCATTTACTACATCATCATCACTGTCTTCATAAACAACGTTCTCTTCATCGTCGTCAATCTCATCCTCCTCTCCTTCTGCTCCGTCGTCCTCTTCCTCACCACGTTTAATCTTTGGTTTTGGTATGTAGTCTACTTCAGCGGTGCGCGTAATGATTTGGCCATCACGACTTTTTATAGGCAATAAATTGActttgacttttttcttttcattgtcCACAACGGCTTTGTTTGTGTAAGCCTTTTCTAAACCCACGGATTCCTTTACTTCTGCAACGTCAGTTGCATTTTTTCGTTTACGTTGCTTATTTAAACCTTTTTCATGCAAATATTCCAAATCATCACCGTCCAACATATCCGATATGTTATTAACCAATTCAGATGGATCCAAATCATCACCCTCATTATCAAGGGGGTCATTGTAAATATCACccttttgttttcgattttgcGGCAATTGTTCACGTTTTTTCGCCTTCTGtctgaatatattttgttttcgatCCTTAGCCGCTTTCTGCTGAGCcaatttgtgttgttgttgtttggtaaGTGGAGTCTTCTTAGATTTGAGATGTGCACTGCGTTTCACCGCACTAATCTTCACCTTTTTCTGTAAATTTGaatgttgttaatattgtttcggttttaaattaaatgaggGTTTGCAGTGCATTATCAGAGTAGAAAATACAACCACCGTAACAgtgcttatatattatttacaaaccGTGcccattttatatacaaattacttATTTAAAGTAATTATTGAATCGAAGACAATCGCACGTGTACTGTAGTTGACGCTATAATGCTACCACTGTGTAATGAGTAAATGtcgttcaaaataaaaaaaggaaacgATATCGAAGTAATAAATTACTGcttataattcaaaattttacaaaataataacaatagcagTACTTGTTTTCAAAGTTAATCTATAAATCAAATCGAttctaaatttcaaaatatgagAACggtaaatataaactttttttaattcagtGGCATCTACTTTATGAACAGCTGTTATAACAGttcaatttgtaaacaaaatcaaaTCAGATGTTCAATTTATCTTTAAAGTTGCCAACCTATTCTCTTTTGCATCTTTAATATCAGAAATAGATAACTGAAGTAAATTAAGGgtgatgcaataaaaaaatttttttaattttgttttaggcaaatatataattgtaataaattatgCGTGCGAATACATCGATCTCTAGAGTATTGATAAGAAAACACAATATACATTGTTACACTAGATATCTGCTATATTCCGTCGGAGAAAAATGTTTCACGATGTTGAAATCAACCAACCTTGTacattgaaaaacaaaacaatttgaaTTAGTCTACAAAAATCTGACGTTTAGTCTTGAAGAAGAGTGTGGCAACCGCGATTAGCTGAGAGAAATCCAATCTTTCTAATTGCAAGTacttttaaatcaatatttaataattttaataatgtcTGACGAAGATGATTATATGTCGGACAAGTTCCTTTGCGGGTAAGGCATGTTTCAAATATGTTCATAAATTGAAAATCTTACTAAACTAATCATACAGAGACGTTCGACCTAGCCTTGTACAACAACCCAATAAAAAGAGGCAGATTTCATTGGAGGAGAAGAAAAAGGAACATATTAAACGTCAAAAGCAAGATAGCATGGCGCGCAAGGGAATTGTGAACAATATAACATTGGCAGAATCTCTCAAAAAGCCTATAGAGAATCAGAACAAGGGCTTTCAGATGCTTGCTAAAATGGGCTATAAACCGGGACAAGCACTTGGTAAGAAAATATCTGGTAATGAAACAGAAACGCGCCTTATTGAGCCAATTAGTATCAGCATAAAATCTGATAGGGGAGGCCTAGGCCGTGAAACAGCATTACGTGATTTAGCCGAACGTCGGCAACAAAAACGAGAACAACAGCTGCGAAATCGTCTCGTTGGAGGTGAAACCGTAACGGTAGAACAATTTCGTAAGCGCGCACAGGAGAAAGCCGACGAGCGATTTGCAATTGGAGCCTTAAAGTTAGTAAAAGTTTAACCAAAAGTTACAATGCTTCACAATAACGTAAAATTTCAGACACTGTCAGTTATCATGTGAAACACTAGACCTAGAGAACGGCATCAAAGAAGCCGAGCTTAGTTGGTTTTGGCCAGAACGCAATGAAAACGTAAATGAGGAAGATTTGAACGAAGCAGTCTGCGAAACAAACGCAAACGATGTAGTTGAGGATAATGAGGAAGAATTTTCCTCCGCGGAGAAAGTGGAAATGCTTACCAGTTATTTGCGCACATCATACAAATTCTGTTTTTGGTGTGGGGTACGTTACAAAAATCAAGATGATATGAACAGCAATTGTCCGGGAGAATTGCGAGACGAACACTAATTAACTTTTTCAACCATAATCAAATAAGTTAACGGGATAATGTCGActtaatgttattttatttaccatattttaagaaatatagaaaattactttaagctaaaatttctaaattcaTTTTCTATAAATGTTCAAATTGTTCATCATCATACAAAAATGTGTTcataaaatgcaataatttcGTCAAAATAGcattcacattttttaaaaagcaaaaattaaaaacatacgtTATATTTAGCTAAACACGACCATCAAGCTTATGTATTAAATCTTGGGTTTTTTCAATTACACTATATATAAAGGGTCGTTCCATAGGATCCATACgcaacatatatttaattaaatcgtGCATATCATCGGAATAAATGGAACTTTCAGGAATGTTGATGTTACCGCTCAACACCGCCAGCGCAACACTATCACCTTTTTCATAGACCGAATCAAAGGGACAATGAAAGAAGCACATTGCATAAAGAACACAACCAAGGCTCTGTAAGAGgtacaaaattaatatcttattcagacttttaaataaatgtatttctaACCCAAATATCTGTACGTTCATCAATCGTGGAATAGGACTTGACTGAGAACAGTTCTGGTGCACGATACACGATTGAACTGCGCTCCTCTGCTTCGTCTTGCAGTCGTTGCGCTTCATTCTGTCCACAGATTTGCAAACGAGCTTCCGTCATAGAACCCAAGTCTACAATTATCGGTTCAAAAGTGTCAGACAAACATATGTTTGCTGTCTTCAGGTCTCGATGTGCCAACGGCACTGGTTTAGCTTCGTGCACCGCTCTTAAACCATTGCAGATACCCAGAAATACTTGCAAAATTTGCGCCTCTGGCATATGATCGTCTTTGCGTGCACGCATACTTAGATGATCTGCCAGTGAAGCGTTCTTATAGTATGGCAGTACAATGTATAGGTCACTCGTCGTGTTGATTACAATATCCGCAGATCCTTTCAGCTCATAGTCTATTACTTTAATTACATTTTCTGAATCTATACGTCTACAATGTTCAATCTCACGCAAGGCTATATTTTGATCATCTATGCTATGACAAGTTATACGCTTAACCGCATACAGTTTGTGCGTTGTGGCATTCTCTGCTAGATCGATCAAACTGAAACCACTGTAAGAATACCATACATCAATATTAGATAagaatattaaacattttttcaactTACCCTTGAGCCAGTCGATCgcgtataatatattttgttcctTTAATGTTTACCGTCTCTTTGGAGCAGAAGAGACAACCTCTTTTCATGATTAAGGCCCATCCTAAGCTATTCATATTGTATTTATGGACTACTTTTGGTGTAAGCGAAGTATAGCAAATAACtctaaaaataaatggaaaattttgaCTACCtactgtaaaaataaatattaatttttttacaaaaaacaagaaaagcacAATTTAAACCAGCTTAGATTGGCGATAATAAATCtcgttagaaaaaaataaacactgTTTTTCTTTAGGAAAATCATCAGCTGCTGACCAATGGCAGCTGTCATAATATTAACACAGGGTTAACAGTATAAGGAAAATTATAGTTCTGAATTAAAGCCATAGTGGATTACTTCATTACCTAAAACAGCTATTTGCAGTATTAAGGAGTAATTTAGTTCATTCATTTATCTCATTATCTAATCCAA
It contains:
- the LOC106622836 gene encoding serine/threonine-protein kinase 16 isoform X1; amino-acid sequence: MIFLKKNSVYFFLTRFIIANLSWFKLCFSCFLVICYTSLTPKVVHKYNMNSLGWALIMKRGCLFCSKETVNIKGTKYIIRDRLAQGGFSLIDLAENATTHKLYAVKRITCHSIDDQNIALREIEHCRRIDSENVIKVIDYELKGSADIVINTTSDLYIVLPYYKNASLADHLSMRARKDDHMPEAQILQVFLGICNGLRAVHEAKPVPLAHRDLKTANICLSDTFEPIIVDLGSMTEARLQICGQNEAQRLQDEAEERSSIVYRAPELFSVKSYSTIDERTDIWSLGCVLYAMCFFHCPFDSVYEKGDSVALAVLSGNINIPESSIYSDDMHDLIKYMLRMDPMERPFIYSVIEKTQDLIHKLDGRV
- the Noc3 gene encoding nucleolar complex protein 3; this translates as MGTKKVKISAVKRSAHLKSKKTPLTKQQQHKLAQQKAAKDRKQNIFRQKAKKREQLPQNRKQKGDIYNDPLDNEGDDLDPSELVNNISDMLDGDDLEYLHEKGLNKQRKRKNATDVAEVKESVGLEKAYTNKAVVDNEKKKVKVNLLPIKSRDGQIITRTAEVDYIPKPKIKRGEEEDDGAEGEEDEIDDDEENVVYEDSDDDVVNDIGEGSALPEPEKKLISTTDLLIARQQEIERQKYRIGIICSGLLEKPEDKMRNFNALYELMEETNTAGTPNLITVRKLAILSVTEIFKDILPEYRVGQVDTKMQTVRKATLERVTYENALLQQFKKFLQKLEKLTAIVNKRGQGRVTSQAIKMAEVAVQSMCEILNAHPYFNYVQNVAQLLVYMLNCNYENMRETINKCFRTFFANDKKLDMTLFIVRRINHLIKSKLPNVHVECITCLLALKIKNVNLDAEKENELKQKKLEAHRQRLMSLSKKERKRRKKLAEVTRELDETRAEENKQTKLYKLTEITKMVFTIYFRVLKNDPTSKVLSAILEGLAEFAHVINLDFFSDLIDVLNRILEEMDLGYREQLHCIKTIFVILSGQGEVLNIDPIRFYQHFYKNMLTVNAGKNHEDFRIILGTLNEVLVKRRRNMSQQRLMAFIKRLLMLSLHLLHHGTLATLGTIKTTFQLTSVLDVLLDTDTSVGSGNYDPELEDPEYCNASNTALYELTILSRHYHPTVRKMSMHIANGVPASGEGALSPEIGKLSSHELYDQFNSTQMVFNPVIPVPKKTDPKFKKGRQQFFNSDFKQFCKSFLESEALPKKTKNKGYPNFNFYDALVNNC
- the LOC106622836 gene encoding serine/threonine-protein kinase 16 isoform X2, giving the protein MNSLGWALIMKRGCLFCSKETVNIKGTKYIIRDRLAQGGFSLIDLAENATTHKLYAVKRITCHSIDDQNIALREIEHCRRIDSENVIKVIDYELKGSADIVINTTSDLYIVLPYYKNASLADHLSMRARKDDHMPEAQILQVFLGICNGLRAVHEAKPVPLAHRDLKTANICLSDTFEPIIVDLGSMTEARLQICGQNEAQRLQDEAEERSSIVYRAPELFSVKSYSTIDERTDIWSLGCVLYAMCFFHCPFDSVYEKGDSVALAVLSGNINIPESSIYSDDMHDLIKYMLRMDPMERPFIYSVIEKTQDLIHKLDGRV
- the LOC106622851 gene encoding uncharacterized protein is translated as MNFSQKKKSQQKNVDVESQNWGIGINQERFASANELLDLAFVKTLLPCKSSFEIMHGTHLPTNLPGYGIADVSSTNSTTNTAGLSKKQRKRLRQREREAQRAAVQMAVNKIESTIKTLPNKYSLEGNANIPQIPALSGMLYDLAVQFRTEICLLQMLMDSETQQNSKTTTGKELIVAEITLANNSPITKEAFQFMRSVILNAIEKYQKQKKATPLFYSMNHNNTYINILCEDAFAFGCLQDCVGRMSALGSVSMYPLQASAGRLYCYSVIYTGIINDPMKFLLQIRLHISKLRTDHWIIADSKVCTDDQGETQFLFLVDEISSIALEYRYGNRLFICLEEALFHNHGQLPNFF
- the LOC106622889 gene encoding G patch domain-containing protein 11; amino-acid sequence: MSDEDDYMSDKFLCGDVRPSLVQQPNKKRQISLEEKKKEHIKRQKQDSMARKGIVNNITLAESLKKPIENQNKGFQMLAKMGYKPGQALGKKISGNETETRLIEPISISIKSDRGGLGRETALRDLAERRQQKREQQLRNRLVGGETVTVEQFRKRAQEKADERFAIGALKHCQLSCETLDLENGIKEAELSWFWPERNENVNEEDLNEAVCETNANDVVEDNEEEFSSAEKVEMLTSYLRTSYKFCFWCGVRYKNQDDMNSNCPGELRDEH